From the Cohaesibacter sp. ES.047 genome, one window contains:
- a CDS encoding IS110 family transposase, which yields MKQVFIIGIDLAKNTFQVHGATKAGNRIFNKKVTRAKLISFLTEIPNCIVAMEACASSHYWGRRIEALGHTIKLIPPAYVKPYVKRQKNDANDAEAIAEAASRPTMRFVAVKSVEKQASGMALRTRDLLIRQKTQTINALRGHLAEYGIIAPCGTVYLNRLQEAVNDPETELPDAVIANAQILLDHIASLAGQISQLEKDIREAARQDERARKLMSVPGIGPITAVALTALAPDPASFRKGRDFAAWTGLTPKQYSSGGKERIGHTSKMGQRDLRRLLIIGAASVVRWAIRRGSDQGGWLGQMLARKPRMLVTVALANKMARVAWALMSKNEKYKDPAMV from the coding sequence ATGAAGCAGGTTTTCATAATCGGGATAGATTTGGCAAAGAACACATTTCAGGTTCATGGCGCAACGAAAGCTGGCAACCGCATCTTCAACAAGAAGGTAACACGTGCCAAGCTGATTTCTTTTCTCACAGAGATCCCCAACTGCATAGTTGCAATGGAAGCCTGTGCCAGTTCGCATTATTGGGGGCGCAGAATTGAGGCGCTCGGGCATACCATCAAGCTGATCCCACCTGCTTACGTCAAACCATATGTCAAGCGGCAGAAAAATGACGCCAATGATGCCGAAGCGATCGCAGAGGCGGCCTCTCGTCCCACAATGCGCTTTGTTGCGGTAAAGAGTGTTGAAAAACAGGCTTCTGGAATGGCTCTCCGCACCAGAGATTTGCTCATACGGCAGAAGACGCAGACAATTAATGCCTTACGTGGGCATTTAGCCGAATATGGAATTATAGCCCCTTGCGGAACGGTTTATCTCAATCGCCTGCAAGAAGCCGTAAATGACCCGGAAACAGAGTTACCTGATGCCGTAATTGCCAATGCTCAGATACTTCTTGATCACATTGCGTCTTTAGCAGGTCAGATTAGCCAATTGGAAAAGGATATTCGTGAGGCGGCAAGGCAAGATGAGCGCGCAAGGAAACTGATGAGCGTTCCTGGAATTGGTCCGATCACCGCCGTAGCTCTAACCGCCCTTGCACCTGACCCGGCAAGCTTTCGCAAAGGTAGAGATTTCGCCGCTTGGACGGGTTTGACGCCAAAACAATATTCATCGGGAGGAAAGGAACGCATCGGTCATACCTCGAAAATGGGGCAACGCGACTTGAGGCGGCTTCTCATCATTGGAGCGGCGTCAGTTGTTAGGTGGGCTATACGGCGTGGTTCCGATCAAGGTGGCTGGCTCGGGCAAATGTTGGCGCGCAAGCCAAGAATGCTGGTAACCGTCGCATTAGCCAACAAAATGGCCCGGGTTGCATGGGCCTTGATGTCTAAGAACGAGAAATATAAGGATCCCGCGATGGTATAA
- a CDS encoding helix-turn-helix domain-containing protein: MPCYSHLSIDEREQISTLRHSGHSIGSIGELVGRSKSTISRELSRNRLPSGRYSPSHADGSYLLRRQRLAILEDVEKLGQFVRDRLSEGWMPEQIAGWLKAGNEKVCALYALKRSIASSIELARKVKNCGSF, from the coding sequence ATGCCATGCTATTCCCATCTTTCTATCGATGAAAGAGAACAGATTTCCACCTTGAGACATTCCGGTCACTCGATCGGTTCAATCGGCGAGCTTGTTGGTCGTTCCAAATCCACGATCAGTCGCGAGTTGAGCCGTAATCGGCTGCCGTCAGGTCGCTATTCACCCAGCCATGCCGATGGGAGCTATTTGCTTCGTCGGCAGCGTCTTGCCATTCTTGAAGATGTTGAGAAGCTCGGCCAGTTTGTTCGGGACCGACTGTCGGAAGGCTGGATGCCGGAGCAGATTGCAGGCTGGCTGAAGGCAGGTAACGAGAAGGTTTGCGCCCTATATGCTTTGAAACGATCTATAGCTTCATCTATCGAGCTGGCCAGAAAAGTGAAGAATTGTGGAAGCTTCTGA
- a CDS encoding transposase — protein MKPSSLFSLSEHLERLSKHGDPLEALDATIDFEYFRGWLVEGLGYGDGSKGGRPPFDPVSMFKVLILQAQHNLSGAKMEFMIRDRFSWMRFLNFELGGTTPNENTIRHFRNRMKEMGTLKRVMKAFD, from the coding sequence ATGAAACCCAGCAGTCTTTTCAGCCTTTCCGAACATCTTGAGCGTCTGAGCAAACATGGTGATCCTCTCGAGGCTCTCGATGCCACGATCGACTTCGAGTATTTCCGCGGCTGGCTTGTTGAAGGTCTCGGTTATGGCGATGGTTCCAAAGGCGGTCGGCCGCCGTTTGACCCGGTATCGATGTTCAAGGTCCTGATCCTGCAAGCGCAACACAATTTGTCCGGTGCCAAAATGGAATTCATGATTAGAGACCGGTTTTCTTGGATGCGGTTTCTTAATTTTGAACTGGGTGGCACCACCCCGAACGAGAACACCATCCGACACTTCCGCAATCGGATGAAGGAAATGGGTACCCTGAAGCGCGTCATGAAAGCCTTTGATTAG
- a CDS encoding response regulator transcription factor produces the protein MAKSILVVDDEASIAFALEHLMKAEGYDVTVANDGEKALDAAAAHHPDLILLDVCLPGRDGYDVCQTLRSEPKMHDVKIVMMSARSRDIEIEKGLAVGADAYLSKPFSMFSIVQTVETILADNTQHPACA, from the coding sequence TTGGCCAAATCAATCCTTGTCGTTGATGACGAAGCGTCCATCGCTTTTGCCCTTGAGCATCTCATGAAAGCCGAAGGCTATGACGTAACCGTAGCCAACGATGGCGAGAAGGCTCTGGACGCAGCCGCCGCTCATCATCCTGACCTGATCCTGCTGGACGTGTGCCTGCCGGGCCGCGATGGCTATGATGTTTGCCAGACGTTGCGCAGCGAACCCAAAATGCATGACGTCAAGATCGTCATGATGAGCGCCCGCAGTCGGGACATTGAAATCGAGAAAGGCCTTGCGGTTGGTGCAGATGCCTATCTCAGCAAACCCTTTTCGATGTTCTCAATCGTTCAGACCGTCGAGACTATTCTCGCGGACAACACCCAGCATCCCGCTTGCGCCTGA
- a CDS encoding fumarylacetoacetate hydrolase family protein, with protein sequence MNNKKTDPIYAITQPAVPTLPITGSETVFPIRRVYCVGRNYAAHAIEMGHDPDRELPFFFQKNPDNILYGKDFPYPPLSKDVHFEVELFVTLKAGGCDIPVDAANSLIFGYGVGVDFTRRDLQAQAKKQGRPWAAAKAFEASAPASAIVPADMIPTLAKKRIWLEKNGAVQQDSDLDHLIWAVPEVISELSKQFELAAGDVIFTGTPAGVGSVDVGDSIHCAVEDIADLSFKVV encoded by the coding sequence ATGAATAACAAGAAGACTGACCCAATCTATGCCATTACCCAGCCGGCTGTTCCGACTTTGCCCATCACCGGCTCGGAGACGGTTTTTCCAATCAGACGGGTCTATTGTGTCGGGCGCAACTATGCTGCTCATGCCATCGAGATGGGGCACGATCCCGACCGTGAGCTGCCCTTCTTCTTCCAGAAAAATCCGGACAACATCCTCTACGGAAAGGACTTCCCCTACCCGCCTCTGAGCAAGGATGTGCATTTTGAGGTGGAATTGTTCGTGACGCTGAAGGCTGGCGGGTGTGATATTCCCGTCGACGCCGCGAACAGCCTCATTTTCGGCTATGGTGTCGGTGTCGACTTCACACGCAGAGACCTTCAGGCTCAGGCCAAGAAACAGGGCCGCCCTTGGGCCGCCGCCAAGGCGTTTGAAGCATCTGCCCCCGCCTCAGCGATCGTTCCTGCCGACATGATTCCTACCCTTGCGAAAAAACGCATCTGGCTTGAGAAAAATGGCGCGGTTCAACAGGATAGCGATCTTGATCATCTGATCTGGGCTGTGCCGGAAGTGATCAGCGAGCTATCCAAGCAATTTGAGCTGGCCGCCGGTGATGTCATCTTTACCGGCACACCCGCCGGTGTCGGCTCCGTGGATGTGGGAGACAGCATTCATTGCGCGGTCGAAGATATCGCAGATCTGTCCTTTAAGGTCGTTTGA
- a CDS encoding ATP-binding protein, whose protein sequence is MTVSIDLGTMKLGQPAEMDLEELLATRLLVQGNSGSGKSHLLRRLLEQSAPWVQQIIIDPEGDFVTLADKFGHAVVDAVGTEADLAMIAARVRQHRVSAVLNLEGLDADRQMRAAAAFLNSLFDIEREYWYPALVIVDEAQLFAPAAGGEVSEEARRLSLGAMTNLMCRGRKRGLAGIIATQRLAKLAKNVAAEASNFLMGRTFLDIDMARAADLLGLERRQAETFRNLDRGQFVALGPALYRRSETVKIGPVETSARSSSPKLMPLPEMNRENLDELLFKPGTDDEPRPAIMPPPKTTADVLKQLSNIRLDEQFGGETEPTLDLDPGLSAQEREEILHTILADLLDDPDAAYQPVSVLYQDFQVRCRIEKKMKITPGLQEFRQLLAVARAGVDEKEDALDEQQWNQAGLIADQLPEDMRGVYLLLAKAALGKKACPTNIELATAYGTRSPSRARFLLTYMEERGFLVCANDLRGNRIVTLKDLGVQTEPGSPD, encoded by the coding sequence ATGACCGTCAGCATTGATCTGGGGACCATGAAACTGGGCCAACCGGCCGAGATGGATCTGGAAGAATTGCTGGCAACGCGCCTGCTGGTTCAGGGCAACTCCGGCTCGGGCAAGTCCCACCTGCTGCGCCGCCTGCTTGAGCAGAGCGCCCCGTGGGTGCAACAGATCATCATCGACCCCGAAGGGGATTTCGTGACGCTTGCGGACAAGTTTGGTCACGCCGTGGTTGATGCCGTCGGCACCGAGGCCGATCTGGCCATGATTGCCGCTCGCGTTCGTCAGCATCGCGTCTCCGCTGTGCTCAACCTTGAGGGGTTGGATGCGGACCGCCAGATGCGCGCGGCAGCCGCCTTTCTCAATAGTCTGTTCGATATCGAGCGCGAATATTGGTATCCGGCCCTCGTCATCGTCGATGAAGCACAGCTCTTTGCGCCTGCTGCCGGTGGTGAGGTCAGCGAAGAAGCCCGCCGCCTGTCCCTTGGTGCCATGACCAACCTGATGTGCCGTGGCCGTAAGCGCGGCCTTGCCGGTATCATCGCCACCCAGCGCTTGGCCAAGCTCGCCAAAAACGTGGCCGCCGAAGCCTCGAACTTCCTCATGGGTCGAACCTTCCTCGACATCGACATGGCCCGCGCGGCCGACCTTCTCGGCCTTGAACGCAGACAAGCCGAAACCTTTCGAAATCTTGATCGCGGCCAGTTCGTCGCCCTCGGCCCAGCGCTTTATCGCCGCTCGGAGACGGTGAAGATCGGTCCGGTTGAAACATCGGCGCGCTCATCAAGCCCCAAGCTAATGCCCCTGCCGGAAATGAACCGGGAAAATCTCGACGAGCTTCTCTTCAAACCCGGCACCGATGACGAACCGCGTCCGGCAATCATGCCGCCACCCAAGACCACAGCAGATGTGCTCAAACAGCTTTCGAACATCCGCCTTGATGAACAGTTTGGCGGCGAGACGGAACCGACACTGGATCTAGATCCCGGGCTGAGCGCTCAGGAGCGCGAGGAAATCCTGCACACGATTCTGGCCGATCTTCTCGATGACCCGGACGCCGCCTATCAACCGGTTTCCGTGCTCTATCAGGACTTTCAGGTCCGTTGCCGCATTGAAAAGAAAATGAAGATCACCCCGGGTCTGCAAGAATTCAGGCAGCTTCTGGCCGTCGCCCGTGCCGGTGTCGACGAGAAGGAAGATGCGCTTGACGAACAACAATGGAATCAGGCTGGGCTGATCGCCGATCAGTTGCCCGAAGATATGCGTGGGGTCTATCTGCTGCTGGCAAAAGCAGCCCTTGGCAAGAAGGCCTGCCCGACGAACATCGAGCTCGCCACTGCTTATGGCACGCGCTCCCCGTCCCGCGCCCGTTTCCTTCTCACCTACATGGAAGAGCGCGGGTTTCTGGTCTGCGCCAATGACCTTCGCGGCAACCGCATTGTGACACTCAAGGATCTTGGTGTGCAGACCGAGCCGGGAAGTCCCGACTAA
- a CDS encoding IS30 family transposase: protein MWKLLTRGHRIRRPMRARRSRDRIKDRASIHDRPEAAENRQEAGHWEADLIICKRTRPVLVIHERKSRVTLAARMTGKSAAETVSVMMSIFRRLDPALRKSVTFDNDTTFAQHSLLRSMFNMTTWFCDAYASWQKGGVENANGRLRRWLPRDFDIDAMDDEELQDLGKDAKICFA from the coding sequence TTGTGGAAGCTTCTGACCCGTGGACATCGCATCCGCAGGCCTATGCGTGCCCGCCGTTCACGCGACAGGATCAAGGATCGGGCATCCATTCATGATCGGCCAGAAGCGGCAGAAAACCGCCAAGAAGCAGGGCATTGGGAAGCGGATCTGATCATCTGCAAGCGAACCCGCCCTGTGCTTGTGATCCACGAGAGAAAATCCCGGGTTACCCTGGCTGCTCGCATGACCGGCAAGAGCGCGGCCGAAACAGTCTCGGTGATGATGTCTATCTTCCGTCGCCTGGATCCGGCCTTGCGCAAGTCAGTCACATTCGACAATGACACAACCTTCGCCCAGCACAGCCTACTGCGCTCCATGTTCAACATGACGACATGGTTTTGCGATGCCTATGCCTCTTGGCAAAAGGGGGGAGTAGAGAATGCGAATGGTCGATTGAGGCGATGGTTGCCAAGGGACTTCGATATTGACGCGATGGACGACGAGGAGCTGCAAGACCTTGGTAAAGACGCCAAAATCTGCTTTGCTTAA
- a CDS encoding exonuclease domain-containing protein, with protein sequence MTRLERLSLRVRIFLFFALIVVASSAILMAALYFALQRIGSDALPHLVLSGGLACFGIAFVSFWVWQKFDINVAQPIDLIVKDVRSLVHAGAPQHLTGETGKYLGFLNPAIREISAALVEAREETDSQVAAATASASRQKQRLESVLQELDQGVLICNLDNRILLYNRRALQILHVSGEMGLGRSLFSVVSAAPFRHALDRLSHRFETARHRHHPDGLSQMVICATADGRHTLQGRVSLLLNQDETAPSGFTVTFEDVTRQLAENVERDRLLQRALLDLRHPAANLRATAELLASNYDLSPDVRRSLEQMVAKETVALSDSIETLDLKAQGMLASAWPMSDVYSASLFNSILRRNSSETLKLSCEFIGEPVWIHCDSVTIVELIEHILRKIAAWHESRAFQLEATPKDNKTYIDVFWHGRDILSVSTINSWLDDPLDPDLGDVTGRDVLNRHKTDFWCTRSANGPIRLRLPLAPPRDRHDEGEANTDQMIPERLEFYDFDLMERTDLADLEDTPLSELDFVVFDTETTGLDPSGGDEMISIAGVRIVNGRIIRGERFDQLIHPGRTIPPASTKIHHIADAMVADAPPVEVVLPRFHSFVGDAVLVAHNAAFDMKFLSMKQEEAGVQFDNPVLDTVLLAAHVQGQTSSLTLDALAEQFGIEIAPDVRHTALGDSLATADLLLKLIDLLEATGVRTLYQAIEIEQKAVAIRRQQSRY encoded by the coding sequence ATGACCAGACTGGAACGCCTTAGCCTGCGTGTTCGCATTTTTCTCTTCTTTGCCCTGATCGTCGTGGCGTCATCGGCCATCCTGATGGCCGCGCTCTATTTTGCGCTCCAGCGCATCGGGTCTGATGCCCTGCCGCATCTGGTGCTCTCTGGCGGCCTAGCCTGTTTTGGCATCGCCTTTGTGTCCTTCTGGGTCTGGCAAAAGTTCGACATCAACGTCGCCCAGCCCATAGACCTGATTGTCAAGGATGTGCGCTCGCTGGTGCACGCCGGAGCCCCCCAGCATCTGACCGGTGAAACAGGCAAATATCTCGGCTTCCTCAATCCTGCCATTCGCGAAATCTCGGCCGCGCTTGTCGAGGCAAGAGAGGAAACCGACAGTCAAGTGGCGGCAGCAACCGCCAGCGCCAGCAGGCAGAAGCAGCGCCTTGAAAGCGTGCTTCAAGAGCTGGATCAGGGGGTGCTGATCTGCAACCTCGACAACAGGATCCTGCTCTACAACCGCCGCGCCCTGCAAATCCTGCATGTCTCTGGCGAAATGGGCCTCGGGCGTTCGCTGTTCTCGGTGGTCTCGGCTGCGCCCTTCCGCCATGCCCTCGACCGGCTCAGCCATCGCTTCGAGACCGCACGCCACAGACATCATCCCGACGGCCTCAGCCAGATGGTCATCTGCGCCACCGCAGACGGTCGCCATACCCTTCAGGGCCGGGTTTCCCTGTTGCTCAATCAGGATGAAACCGCGCCGAGCGGGTTCACCGTCACGTTCGAGGATGTAACGCGGCAACTGGCCGAGAATGTCGAACGCGACAGGCTGCTTCAGCGTGCGCTTCTCGATCTGCGCCACCCGGCGGCCAACCTGCGCGCCACAGCGGAGTTGCTCGCCAGCAACTATGACCTGTCGCCCGACGTGCGCCGCTCTCTTGAGCAGATGGTGGCAAAGGAAACGGTGGCCCTGTCTGACAGCATCGAAACGCTGGATCTCAAGGCACAGGGTATGCTGGCCAGCGCCTGGCCGATGAGTGATGTCTACTCTGCGTCCCTCTTCAACTCCATCCTGCGCCGTAACAGCTCCGAAACCCTGAAGCTTTCCTGCGAGTTCATCGGCGAGCCGGTCTGGATCCATTGCGACTCGGTCACCATCGTCGAGCTGATCGAGCATATCCTGCGCAAGATCGCGGCTTGGCATGAGTCCCGCGCTTTCCAGCTTGAAGCAACGCCAAAAGACAACAAGACCTATATTGATGTCTTTTGGCACGGGAGGGACATTCTCAGCGTCTCGACCATCAACAGTTGGCTGGACGATCCGCTGGATCCGGATCTCGGCGACGTCACCGGCAGGGACGTGCTCAACCGGCACAAGACCGATTTCTGGTGTACCCGAAGCGCGAATGGTCCAATCCGCCTGCGCCTGCCGCTGGCTCCCCCACGCGACCGCCACGATGAAGGCGAGGCAAACACTGATCAGATGATCCCCGAGCGCTTGGAATTTTATGATTTCGATCTGATGGAACGCACGGATCTGGCCGATCTGGAAGACACGCCCCTCAGCGAGCTGGATTTCGTGGTCTTTGACACTGAAACGACCGGTCTTGATCCGTCCGGCGGCGACGAGATGATCTCGATTGCAGGCGTGCGCATTGTCAATGGCCGGATCATCAGGGGAGAGCGGTTCGACCAGCTCATACACCCCGGACGCACGATTCCGCCAGCCTCCACCAAAATCCACCACATCGCCGATGCCATGGTGGCCGATGCCCCCCCGGTCGAAGTGGTGTTGCCGCGCTTTCACAGCTTCGTCGGCGATGCCGTGCTGGTGGCACACAATGCCGCCTTTGACATGAAGTTTCTGAGCATGAAGCAGGAAGAGGCCGGCGTGCAGTTTGACAATCCGGTGCTTGATACCGTGCTGCTCGCCGCTCACGTTCAGGGCCAGACATCAAGCCTCACCCTTGATGCGCTCGCCGAACAGTTCGGCATCGAAATCGCCCCAGATGTGCGTCATACGGCGCTCGGTGATTCCCTTGCCACTGCAGACCTGTTGCTCAAGCTCATCGATCTTCTAGAGGCCACCGGCGTCAGAACCCTCTATCAGGCGATCGAAATCGAACAGAAGGCCGTCGCCATCCGCCGCCAGCAATCGCGATACTGA